Proteins found in one Cellulomonas palmilytica genomic segment:
- the rarD gene encoding EamA family transporter RarD: MRADQTPSPDPARTASPTNPPADRRGLASGVAAYTLWGFLPLYFTVLAPAGPDEIVAHRALWSLLVCAALLATTRTWHAFVVVLRDRRTLGLLTLAAVLLATNWLVFVLAVATDRVVDASLGYFVNPLVTVALAVTVLHERLRTVQWVALGCGAAAVAVLTVGYGRVPWIALTLAVSFGLYGLIKSRVGRHVAAVPGFAAETLVLAPVAAGWLVWLHVQGTGTFVGNGVGHALLLALSGVATTVPLVLFNTAAARLPLSVVGLLQYLTPLLHLVIGVVVLHEPMPPARWWGFALVWLALALLTVDAVRTSRAAALGRRAQARVSAEESPGRRPPRP; the protein is encoded by the coding sequence ATGCGCGCGGACCAGACCCCCTCCCCCGACCCCGCGCGCACGGCCTCCCCGACGAACCCGCCCGCCGACCGGCGCGGGCTCGCGAGCGGCGTCGCCGCCTACACCCTGTGGGGGTTCCTGCCGCTCTACTTCACGGTCCTCGCCCCCGCCGGGCCCGACGAGATCGTCGCCCACCGCGCGCTGTGGTCCCTGCTCGTGTGCGCCGCGCTGCTCGCCACGACCCGCACCTGGCACGCGTTCGTCGTCGTGCTGCGCGACCGGCGCACGCTCGGCCTGCTCACGCTCGCCGCCGTGCTGCTCGCCACCAACTGGCTCGTCTTCGTCCTCGCCGTCGCGACCGACCGCGTCGTCGACGCCTCGCTCGGCTACTTCGTCAACCCGCTGGTCACCGTCGCCCTCGCCGTCACCGTGCTGCACGAGCGGCTGCGCACCGTGCAGTGGGTCGCGCTCGGCTGCGGCGCCGCCGCCGTCGCCGTGCTGACCGTCGGGTACGGGCGGGTGCCGTGGATCGCGCTCACCCTCGCGGTCTCGTTCGGGCTCTACGGCCTCATCAAGTCCCGCGTCGGCCGGCACGTCGCCGCCGTGCCAGGGTTCGCCGCCGAGACGCTCGTGCTCGCCCCGGTCGCCGCCGGGTGGCTGGTCTGGCTGCACGTCCAGGGGACGGGCACGTTCGTCGGGAACGGGGTCGGGCACGCGCTGCTGCTCGCGCTGTCCGGCGTCGCGACGACCGTCCCGCTCGTGCTGTTCAACACCGCGGCCGCCCGGCTGCCGCTGTCCGTCGTCGGGCTGCTGCAGTACCTCACACCGCTGCTGCACCTGGTGATCGGGGTCGTCGTCCTGCACGAGCCCATGCCGCCCGCACGGTGGTGGGGGTTCGCGCTCGTGTGGCTCGCGCTCGCGCTGCTCACCGTCGACGCCGTGCGCACGTCGCGCGCCGCGGCACTCGGACGACGAGCGCAGGCGCGCGTCAGCGCGGAAGAGTCGCCGGGGCGTCGACCACCACGACCGTGA
- a CDS encoding PP2C family protein-serine/threonine phosphatase gives MSGSIGSSSGSSSGSSPGAPFELRWGAATSQGGRSHNEDALLADTDVFVVADGMGGHDAGEVASATAVEVLRSLVGRAAGPDEVRAALLEAHERVRALGSETGRRPGTTATGVVLTVHEATSCWVVLNVGDSRTYRMAGAVLEQVTRDHSEVAELVADGLVRPDEAAHHPWRHVVTRALGGGAASVEPDVDVLAVSPGDRMLVCSDGLTDALPDARIEADLKAEADPQAAADRLVATAVAAGAADNVTVVVVDAPATLPR, from the coding sequence ATGAGCGGGTCGATCGGGTCGTCGTCCGGATCGTCGTCCGGGTCGTCGCCGGGGGCGCCGTTCGAGCTGCGCTGGGGTGCCGCGACGTCGCAGGGCGGCCGGTCGCACAACGAGGACGCGCTGCTCGCGGACACCGACGTGTTCGTCGTCGCGGACGGCATGGGCGGGCACGACGCGGGCGAGGTCGCGAGCGCGACCGCGGTCGAGGTGCTGCGCTCGCTCGTCGGGCGGGCGGCGGGTCCCGACGAGGTGCGCGCGGCCCTGCTCGAGGCGCACGAGCGCGTGCGCGCCCTCGGGAGCGAGACCGGACGCCGGCCGGGGACGACCGCGACGGGCGTCGTGCTGACGGTGCACGAGGCGACGTCGTGCTGGGTGGTGCTCAACGTCGGCGACTCGCGCACGTACCGCATGGCGGGCGCGGTGCTGGAGCAGGTCACGCGCGACCACTCGGAGGTCGCGGAGCTGGTGGCGGACGGTCTGGTGCGGCCCGACGAGGCGGCGCACCACCCGTGGCGGCACGTCGTGACGCGTGCGCTCGGCGGCGGTGCCGCGAGCGTGGAGCCGGACGTGGACGTGCTCGCGGTCAGCCCGGGCGACCGGATGCTGGTGTGCTCGGACGGTCTGACGGACGCGCTGCCGGACGCGCGCATCGAGGCGGACCTGAAGGCGGAGGCGGACCCTCAGGCGGCGGCGGACCGGCTGGTCGCGACGGCGGTCGCGGCCGGGGCGGCGGACAACGTCACGGTCGTGGTGGTCGACGCCCCGGCGACTCTTCCGCGCTGA
- the mycP gene encoding type VII secretion-associated serine protease mycosin translates to MTRAPAAQRRAGRARRGVAAVLLGGAGLLTGALVVAPAAQAAPEQGCGGEAPRYLDEEPPALAQLGASKAWQLATGAGVTVAVVDSGVDDRNPHLAGAVLQGTDVVRAGTADAGRKDTWGHGTTVAGIIAARPVDGSGVRGLAPDARILPVRVYYGEDFEDERDGTDPDPDRIAEGIRWAVDNGAQVVNVSMSSDADVPALRAAVEHATARGALVVASAGNRNTAEDDSDSPRYPAAYPDVLAVAAVDRDLNPTDASIHGDHVDVAAPGQDVLGVYRGAGDCWFATEAPAPSWSTAYASAAAALVAQRFPDETPAQWAYRLEVTAARSVEHLRTPETGWGVLRPDEALQHVDDGTALGPQNPTSTRAPSAAVTPVAVAESVDPLEPVRRTAVWWVLVATTVVTLVALAWRLVGPRRSR, encoded by the coding sequence GTGACGCGAGCCCCTGCCGCCCAGCGACGAGCGGGTCGCGCGCGTCGGGGCGTCGCGGCGGTGCTGCTCGGGGGCGCGGGCCTGCTCACGGGCGCGCTCGTCGTCGCGCCCGCGGCGCAGGCCGCGCCCGAGCAGGGGTGCGGCGGCGAGGCGCCGCGGTACCTCGACGAGGAGCCGCCCGCGCTCGCGCAGCTCGGCGCGAGCAAGGCGTGGCAGCTCGCGACGGGCGCGGGAGTGACGGTCGCGGTCGTCGACTCGGGCGTGGACGACCGCAACCCGCACCTGGCCGGCGCGGTGCTCCAGGGCACCGACGTGGTCCGCGCGGGCACGGCCGACGCGGGCCGCAAGGACACGTGGGGGCACGGCACGACGGTCGCGGGCATCATCGCGGCGCGCCCGGTGGACGGCTCGGGCGTGCGGGGGCTCGCGCCCGACGCCCGCATCCTGCCGGTGCGTGTGTACTACGGCGAGGACTTCGAGGACGAGCGCGACGGCACGGACCCGGACCCCGACCGCATCGCGGAGGGCATCCGGTGGGCCGTCGACAACGGCGCGCAGGTGGTCAACGTGTCGATGTCGAGCGACGCCGACGTCCCCGCGCTGCGGGCCGCGGTGGAGCACGCGACGGCGCGCGGCGCGCTCGTCGTCGCGAGCGCGGGCAACCGCAACACCGCCGAGGACGACTCCGACAGCCCCCGGTACCCCGCGGCGTACCCGGACGTGCTGGCGGTCGCGGCGGTCGACCGGGACCTGAACCCCACGGACGCCTCGATCCACGGCGACCACGTCGACGTGGCCGCGCCCGGCCAGGACGTGCTCGGGGTGTACCGGGGCGCGGGGGACTGCTGGTTCGCGACGGAGGCGCCGGCGCCGAGCTGGTCGACGGCGTACGCGTCGGCGGCCGCGGCGCTGGTCGCGCAGCGGTTCCCCGACGAGACGCCCGCGCAGTGGGCGTACCGGCTCGAGGTCACGGCGGCGCGGTCGGTCGAGCACCTGCGCACGCCCGAGACCGGGTGGGGCGTGCTGCGCCCGGACGAGGCGCTGCAGCACGTCGACGACGGCACGGCGCTCGGCCCGCAGAACCCGACGAGCACGCGTGCGCCGTCGGCGGCGGTGACGCCGGTCGCGGTCGCCGAGAGCGTCGACCCGCTCGAGCCGGTGCGCCGGACGGCGGTGTGGTGGGTGCTCGTCGCCACGACGGTGGTGACGCTCGTCGCGCTGGCGTGGCGGCTCGTCGGGCCGCGGAGGTCGCGATGA
- the eccB gene encoding type VII secretion protein EccB has translation MAAKRDLVEAQSFSRRRLLTAFVSGAPGGQELEPTKPMRGVVAGVSLAVLVVLGSLAWGAIRSDPKGWESNKLVVVKGEGTRYVSLAGVLHPVVNTTSARLAVESGQFGVVELAPGVIADTERGETIGIVGAPDTPPSVSSLVADGWTACVAGTEVAASVGVELPTESGGALVARSAGETFVVAGGLRHRVPSDESAVLRAVGLDTVAPVDVPATWLNLVPEGSDLQLLTMDGAGDPLPAGSALGDLTVGTLIRVAGTGTADRWYVVDDEGEVAPLTPFAVSLYQARTEAVTLTLADVGAAQTADALAPADWPEQPVTAVPADAAPCVVLTPGDEGTVELVSTTQELRPGVHVAPGGGALVLSRTGGGKGVHALIDETGRRFGLSSVDQGDDDVLTRLGYDREHVTVVPPAWVDLFEPGPDLTVDAARTPVTS, from the coding sequence GTGGCAGCGAAGCGGGACCTCGTCGAGGCGCAGTCCTTCAGCCGCCGCCGGCTGCTGACGGCGTTCGTCAGCGGCGCGCCGGGCGGCCAGGAGCTCGAGCCGACCAAGCCCATGCGCGGCGTGGTCGCGGGCGTGTCGCTCGCGGTGCTCGTCGTCCTCGGCTCGCTCGCCTGGGGCGCGATCCGCAGCGACCCGAAGGGGTGGGAGTCGAACAAGCTCGTCGTCGTCAAGGGCGAGGGCACGCGGTACGTCTCGCTCGCGGGCGTGCTGCACCCGGTCGTCAACACCACGAGCGCGCGGCTCGCGGTCGAGTCCGGTCAGTTCGGCGTGGTCGAGCTCGCGCCCGGCGTCATCGCGGACACCGAGCGCGGCGAGACGATCGGCATCGTCGGTGCGCCGGACACGCCGCCGTCGGTGTCGTCGCTGGTCGCGGACGGGTGGACCGCGTGCGTGGCGGGCACCGAGGTGGCCGCGTCGGTCGGGGTCGAGCTGCCCACCGAGTCGGGCGGTGCGCTCGTCGCGCGGTCGGCGGGGGAGACGTTCGTCGTGGCGGGCGGCCTGCGTCACCGCGTGCCGTCCGACGAGTCCGCGGTGCTGCGTGCCGTCGGCCTGGACACCGTGGCTCCCGTGGACGTCCCCGCGACGTGGCTGAACCTCGTGCCCGAGGGCTCCGACCTGCAGCTCCTGACGATGGACGGCGCGGGCGACCCGCTCCCGGCGGGCTCGGCGCTCGGCGACCTGACGGTCGGCACGCTGATCCGCGTCGCGGGCACGGGCACGGCGGACCGCTGGTACGTGGTCGACGACGAGGGCGAGGTCGCGCCGCTGACGCCGTTCGCGGTGAGCCTGTACCAGGCGCGGACCGAGGCCGTGACCCTCACGCTCGCGGACGTGGGCGCCGCGCAGACGGCGGACGCGCTCGCCCCCGCGGACTGGCCGGAGCAGCCGGTCACCGCGGTCCCGGCCGACGCGGCGCCGTGCGTCGTGCTGACCCCCGGCGACGAGGGGACGGTCGAGCTCGTCTCGACGACGCAGGAGCTGCGTCCCGGCGTGCACGTCGCACCCGGCGGCGGCGCCCTGGTGCTGTCCCGCACGGGCGGCGGCAAGGGCGTGCACGCGCTGATCGACGAGACGGGCCGCCGGTTCGGCCTGTCGTCGGTCGACCAGGGGGACGACGACGTGCTCACGCGGCTCGGGTACGACCGCGAGCACGTGACGGTCGTGCCGCCCGCGTGGGTCGACCTGTTCGAGCCCGGTCCGGACCTCACGGTGGACGCGGCGCGGACCCCGGTGACGTCGTGA
- the eccD gene encoding type VII secretion integral membrane protein EccD, which yields MTDPSTPTAPVGTLLRISVTAGDRRIDLGAPGNVAVVEIVPGLARALGVLDAASVYGGYRLVTAEGESLDPARSLIASGVEDGAVLALESGAEQPEPRVYDDVVEAVADAVEARFRPWTPHDSALGAAWGAAAIVAATSLLLLTAERSSQLAPVVAALAALLAVAAGTVVARTGRDASAGRVLVLAAGLPAAVAGLTVGTQSPSWGWPAALAGAGLVVAGLLAVVALPSGRETAIAPIGLGLALGVVGATVELTGTAAQDVLAVVVAVVLTASIGVPWLALASTPLRVVSPRTDAEILLDPAPVDPDRVRRQLDAGYRIQLALRVAVGVLALVATPALVASGLLGTTLLVVGWVGLLLATRQSYARADVLVVVCLGVTGLALTLVVAALVHPSWRTALVCAAAVGVAALVALGLVAPRRRVALARVGDTVEMTCLAVLLPLGVAAAGMV from the coding sequence ATGACCGATCCGAGCACACCGACGGCCCCCGTCGGCACCTTGCTGCGGATCTCGGTGACGGCGGGCGACCGCCGCATCGACCTCGGGGCCCCGGGCAACGTGGCCGTGGTGGAGATCGTGCCGGGGCTCGCACGTGCCCTCGGGGTGCTGGACGCCGCGTCGGTGTACGGCGGCTACCGGCTCGTGACGGCGGAGGGCGAGAGCCTCGACCCGGCGCGCAGCCTCATCGCGTCCGGCGTCGAGGACGGCGCGGTGCTCGCGCTCGAGTCCGGCGCCGAGCAGCCCGAGCCGCGCGTGTACGACGACGTGGTCGAGGCCGTCGCGGACGCGGTCGAGGCGCGTTTCCGTCCGTGGACGCCGCACGACAGCGCCCTGGGCGCCGCGTGGGGCGCCGCGGCGATCGTCGCCGCCACCTCGCTCCTGCTCCTGACGGCCGAGCGCTCGTCGCAGCTCGCGCCCGTCGTCGCGGCGCTCGCCGCGCTGCTCGCGGTCGCCGCCGGCACCGTGGTGGCGCGCACGGGTCGCGACGCGTCCGCGGGCCGGGTGCTCGTGCTCGCAGCGGGGCTGCCCGCCGCGGTGGCGGGGCTGACCGTCGGCACGCAGAGCCCGTCGTGGGGCTGGCCGGCCGCGCTGGCCGGCGCGGGCCTCGTCGTCGCGGGCCTGCTCGCCGTCGTCGCCCTGCCCTCGGGCCGGGAGACCGCGATCGCGCCCATCGGCCTGGGCCTGGCGCTGGGCGTCGTGGGGGCCACGGTCGAGCTGACCGGGACGGCCGCGCAGGACGTCCTCGCCGTCGTCGTCGCGGTCGTGCTCACCGCGAGCATCGGCGTGCCCTGGCTCGCGCTGGCGAGCACGCCGCTGCGCGTGGTGTCGCCGCGCACCGACGCGGAGATCCTGCTCGACCCGGCCCCGGTCGACCCCGACCGCGTGCGCCGCCAGCTCGACGCGGGCTACCGCATCCAGCTCGCGCTGCGCGTCGCGGTGGGCGTGCTCGCGCTCGTCGCGACGCCGGCGCTGGTGGCCTCGGGGCTGCTCGGCACGACGCTGCTCGTCGTCGGCTGGGTGGGTCTGCTGCTCGCGACGCGCCAGTCGTACGCGCGTGCCGACGTGCTCGTCGTGGTGTGCCTCGGGGTCACGGGGCTCGCGCTCACGCTCGTCGTCGCGGCGCTCGTGCACCCGTCGTGGCGCACCGCGCTCGTGTGCGCGGCGGCCGTGGGCGTCGCGGCGCTCGTCGCGCTCGGGCTGGTCGCACCGCGACGCCGTGTCGCGCTCGCGCGCGTGGGGGACACCGTCGAGATGACCTGCCTGGCCGTCCTGCTCCCGCTCGGCGTCGCCGCCGCGGGCATGGTCTGA
- a CDS encoding WXG100 family type VII secretion target: MAAEVSAADGAIKQGADVVARTRSELRSELSSLEGKLSGIGSHWQGQGAVAFNQLMVRWRDDASKIVAALDEFEQNLRTSQSTYSASDETQQSTFSRLSGRLG; the protein is encoded by the coding sequence ATGGCCGCTGAGGTCTCCGCAGCAGATGGTGCGATCAAGCAGGGCGCGGACGTGGTCGCGCGTACGCGAAGCGAGCTGCGTTCGGAGCTGAGCTCGCTCGAGGGCAAGCTGTCCGGGATCGGGTCGCACTGGCAGGGCCAGGGCGCGGTCGCGTTCAACCAGCTGATGGTCCGCTGGCGCGACGACGCGTCGAAGATCGTCGCCGCGCTCGACGAGTTCGAGCAGAACCTGCGCACGTCGCAGTCCACGTACTCCGCGTCGGACGAGACGCAGCAGTCGACGTTCTCGCGCCTGTCCGGGCGCCTGGGCTGA
- a CDS encoding WXG100 family type VII secretion target, producing the protein MSDLKVNFGGLSTAAADIQSGASHIESKLNDMDSSLQPLRANWSGEAAGSYEAARAKWTAAITDMKALLAEIGRAVATSNDDYQATERANAARW; encoded by the coding sequence ATGAGCGACCTGAAGGTGAACTTCGGTGGCCTGTCCACCGCCGCCGCCGACATCCAGTCCGGTGCCTCGCACATCGAGTCCAAGCTGAACGACATGGACTCCTCGCTGCAGCCGCTGCGCGCGAACTGGTCCGGTGAGGCCGCCGGTTCCTACGAGGCCGCACGGGCCAAGTGGACCGCCGCGATCACCGACATGAAGGCGCTGCTGGCCGAGATCGGCCGCGCCGTCGCCACGTCGAACGACGACTACCAGGCCACCGAGCGAGCCAACGCCGCCCGCTGGTGA